The Artemia franciscana chromosome 11, ASM3288406v1, whole genome shotgun sequence genome has a segment encoding these proteins:
- the LOC136032716 gene encoding high mobility group protein HMG-I/HMG-Y-like, with protein sequence MADTETKKKGRGRPKAEKSEEAGEKRKAEVASEEETPVKRGRGRPKGTGKKKTATKTAKSTGTGKGRGRPSKKKKEEESAEEQSEEPEEEEESS encoded by the exons ATGGCTGAtacagaaacaaagaagaaaggGCGTGGCCGTCCTAAGGCTGAAAAAAGTGAAGAAGCA ggtGAAAAGAGGAAAGCCGAAGTAGCATCTGAGGAAGAGACTCCAGTTAAAAGAGGAAGAGGTCGACCAAAGGGAACCGGAAAGAAGAAGACAGCTACAAAAACGGCCAAG AGTACTGGTACTGGTAAAGGCCGTGGCCGACCAtcgaagaagaagaaggaagaAGAATCGGCTGAAGAACAGTCAGAAGAGCCAGAAGAAGAGGAGGAATCCTCATAA